TAGTGAACTGATTTGGCAGCCCCTTGCACACCCTCCTGAGAGATCTGGCAGCAGCCTATAACGGTCAGTGACTCCAACTTCTGTGAACGTGCCAGCTCAGCCATCCCATTGTCTGTCACTTTCTTGCATTTGCGGAGGGTGAGATTGCTGAAGCAAGGAGCCAGTATAATGAAACTCATACCAGCATCGGTTATAGACCTGCAATCCACGAGCTCAAGCTTCTCCAGGAACTGTGAGGATGAGAGGCACTTCAACCCCTCGTCATACAAAATGCTGGCACCATTTAGCAAAAGAGTGCGGACTGGACAAGATTGGACGAGCGACACAATACCCTCTTGTGTGAAACCTATTTCTGTTGGATACATGGGTTCGCAAAATGTGAATGTGAGCTCTACAACCTGAAGCATAGGGCAGCTGAGAGCTAGAGCCTTAAGGCTAACATCAGTCAATGGCGTCCTAAACTCATAATCTTCACACCGCAGAGGCATGAACCGAAGTGAGATGGTTTTAAGGTTGCTGCACCTCTGGAATAGCGCAATCGTCTCATTCTCTTTTAGACCAATCACATACTCTAGGTAAAGCGTCTCCAATGCTTTGCACTTCCCCAGGAGAAAACGAAGTCCAGTTTCTGGCTCGGTTATAATATGAGCTAACCTAAGATCCTTCAAGCTATCACAGCAGATGTCATACCTATATGGGTAGCCAGACACGTAGGAGGGGTCAGACGCCCCTGACATCCAGTAGTTTCCATTAATCTCAAACACAAATTTTTGGAGATTCTCCCAGCCTGGGCCAAACTTTAAGAGGTCATACTGGCTGATTCCATCGCAATCCTTTACAACAAGTTCTACCAATGATCCATATCTCCCAAGGTACTCCAGCCACTCCCTGCTGTCTACTGCCATACAGTCAACAAGGTGAAGAACCGAAAGATGCCTGCAACCAACCGCCACACGAAAAATCCCAGTAGAAGTTACTGCTGGTGCACAGTTCAGCCTGAGCGACCTCAATTTTTTGCAATCAGCTAGATAACCAAGACCAGAGTCACCAATGTAAGAGCAGAAGCTTAAAGAAAGATCGGACAGTGAGGGGCAGTGAGATGATAGAACACAGAGGCCTTGGTTGTTCAACTGGTTCCCGTTACTGGGCCACCATCCGGAATAGTTTATCTC
The sequence above is a segment of the Aegilops tauschii subsp. strangulata cultivar AL8/78 chromosome 6, Aet v6.0, whole genome shotgun sequence genome. Coding sequences within it:
- the LOC109764786 gene encoding F-box/LRR-repeat protein 14 — its product is MEDLPEPLLAEIVKRITKTSDLNSLSLVSKQLCTVEAEHRDAIRVGCGLNPSTEALVSLFSRFPNLAKVEINYSGWWPSNGNQLNNQGLCVLSSHCPSLSDLSLSFCSYIGDSGLGYLADCKKLRSLRLNCAPAVTSTGIFRVAVGCRHLSVLHLVDCMAVDSREWLEYLGRYGSLVELVVKDCDGISQYDLLKFGPGWENLQKFVFEINGNYWMSGASDPSYVSGYPYRYDICCDSLKDLRLAHIITEPETGLRFLLGKCKALETLYLEYVIGLKENETIALFQRCSNLKTISLRFMPLRCEDYEFRTPLTDVSLKALALSCPMLQVVELTFTFCEPMYPTEIGFTQEGIVSLVQSCPVRTLLLNGASILYDEGLKCLSSSQFLEKLELVDCRSITDAGMSFIILAPCFSNLTLRKCKKVTDNGMAELARSQKLESLTVIGCCQISQEGVQGAAKSVHYSAETESHGSLKGMNTDRDMNRKRRRSP